The proteins below are encoded in one region of Cucurbita pepo subsp. pepo cultivar mu-cu-16 chromosome LG10, ASM280686v2, whole genome shotgun sequence:
- the LOC111803182 gene encoding 60S acidic ribosomal protein P2-2-like yields MKIVAAYLLAVLGGNTHPSVEDINAILGSVGIEVEDERIELLLSQVKGRDLAEVIASGREKMASISSVGSAIPVAAGGGGAASAAVAAEPVKEDKKEDEEESEDEMCFSLFD; encoded by the exons ATGAAGATAGTTGCAGCGTATTTGTTGGCTGTTTTGGGCGGAAACACTCACCCTTCCGTTGAGGATATCAACGCCATTCTCGGCTCTG TTGGAATAGAGGTTGAAGATGAAAGAATAGAGTTGCTTCTTTCCCAAGTTAAGGGCAGAGATTTAGCAGAGGTCATAGCCAGTGGAAGGGAGAAGATGGCATCAATCTCTTCTGTTGGTTCTGCTATTCCTGTAGCTGCCGGCGGCGGTGGTGCTGCTTCTGCTGCTGTGGCTGCCGAGCCTGTGAAAGAGgacaagaaagaagatgaagaagagtCGGAGGAT GAGATGTGCTTCAGTCTCTTTGATTAA
- the LOC111803181 gene encoding IQ domain-containing protein IQM3-like isoform X2, whose translation MEVQTQSFSTAFDCVPTTTAPPFSYSLNRMGLPFSSSRTEMPHSPTPAGSISGNDSTSLRIAFPSTSNADDSFPPFAVLTEPTAALKLQKVYRSYRTRRRLADSAVVAEELWWRALDYARLNHSTISFFNFSKPETAASRWTRIMLNASKVGKGLSKDGKAQKLAFQHWIEAIDPRHRYGHNLHLYYEQWCQGDAGQPFFYWLDVGDGKDLELNECPRSKLRQQCIVYLGPQEREDYEYIILQGKIIHKQSGKLLDTSKESSPGAKWIFVMCTAKKLYAGEKKKGMFHHSSFLAGGATLAAGRLETEDGVLKTISAYSGHYRPTEASLVSFLSFLHENGVNLEEVKVYKASDDSESYGHEGGSDESFISSSRLAEVSKAETKTEYRRTLSGGLPSPRAELPRSAILERINSKKTAKSYQLGHQLSLKWTTGAGPRIGCVADYPVELRVQALEFVNLSPTVGSAQGPNFESPAVNFCSELCNGCQDNSSGN comes from the exons ATGGAGGTTCAAACTCAGAGCTTCTCCACCGCCTTTGACTGTGTCCCAACCACCACCGCTCCTCCATTTTCCTACTCCTTAAACCGCATGGGCCTCCCATTTTCCTCATCCCGGACGGAAATGCCCCATTCCCCGACCCCCGCCGGTTCCATCTCCGGCAATGattccacctcccttcgaatTGCATTTCCCTCCACATCAAACGCCGATGACTCCTTTCCTCCCTTCGCCGTACTGACGGAGCCGACGGCTGCCTTGAAACTGCAGAAGGTTTACAGGAGCTATCGTACTCGCCGGAGATTGGCTGATTCCGCCGTTGTGGCAGAAGAACTCTG GTGGAGAGCCTTAGACTATGCGAGACTGAATCACAGtacaatttctttcttcaatttctctaAACCTGAAACTGCAGCTTCCCGATGGACGCGAATCATGTTAAATGCTTCCAAG gtGGGTAAGGGATTGTCCAAAGATGGAAAAGCACAAAAGTTAGCCTTTCAGCATTGGATCGAAGCC ATTGATCCACGCCATCGCTATGGCCATAACTTGCATCTCTACTACGAACAATGGTGTCAAGGCGATGCTGGTCAGCCCTTTTTCTATTG GCTAGATGTAGGAGATGGAAAGGACTTAGAACTAAACGAGTGCCCGAGATCCAAACTCAGGCAGCAATGTATTGTGTATCTTGGACCG CAAGAGAGGGAAGATTATGAATACATAATACTGCAAGGCAAGATTATCCACAAACAATCTGGGAAACTCTTGGACACAAGCAAAGAATCATCACCTGGAGCGAAGTGGATATTTGTCATGTGCACTGCCAAGAAACTTTATGCTGGTGAA AAGAAAAAGGGAATGTTCCATCACTCTAGCTTCTTGGCTGGGGGTGCAACATTAGCTGCTGGAAGGCTGGAAACTGAGGACGGAGTTCTTAAG ACTATATCAGCTTACAGCGGACATTATCGGCCAACTGAGGCTAGTCTTGTCAGCTTTTTATCCTTTCTTCATGAGAATGGAGTAAATCTCGAAGAAGTTAAG GTCTACAAGGCCAGCGATGATTCTGAAAGCTATGGCCATGAAGGTGGAAGCGATGAGAGTTTCATATCATCAAGCCGATTAGCTGAAGTTTCCAAAGCTGAAACCAAAACAGAATACCGAAGGACGTTATCCGGGGGTCTGCCGAGCCCGAGGGCCGAGCTCCCGAGGAGTGCCATATTGGAGAGGATAAACTCCAAGAAAACAGCAAAATCATATCAATTGGGGCATCAGCTGTCACTGAAGTGGACAACGGGAGCTGGTCCGAGAATCGGCTGTGTAGCTGACTATCCTGTGGAACTTAGAGTACAAGCCTTGGAGTTTGTTAATCTATCTCCAACTGTTGGCTCTGCACAAGGTCCAAACTTTGAATCACCTGCTGTAAATTTCTGTTCTGAACTCTGCAATGGATGTCAGGATAATTCCTCTGGAAACTAA
- the LOC111803181 gene encoding IQ domain-containing protein IQM3-like isoform X1, with protein MEVQTQSFSTAFDCVPTTTAPPFSYSLNRMGLPFSSSRTEMPHSPTPAGSISGNDSTSLRIAFPSTSNADDSFPPFAVLTEPTAALKLQKVYRSYRTRRRLADSAVVAEELWWRALDYARLNHSTISFFNFSKPETAASRWTRIMLNASKVGKGLSKDGKAQKLAFQHWIEAVIYISIIQFPSFPLPFAKQFWALQIDPRHRYGHNLHLYYEQWCQGDAGQPFFYWLDVGDGKDLELNECPRSKLRQQCIVYLGPQEREDYEYIILQGKIIHKQSGKLLDTSKESSPGAKWIFVMCTAKKLYAGEKKKGMFHHSSFLAGGATLAAGRLETEDGVLKTISAYSGHYRPTEASLVSFLSFLHENGVNLEEVKVYKASDDSESYGHEGGSDESFISSSRLAEVSKAETKTEYRRTLSGGLPSPRAELPRSAILERINSKKTAKSYQLGHQLSLKWTTGAGPRIGCVADYPVELRVQALEFVNLSPTVGSAQGPNFESPAVNFCSELCNGCQDNSSGN; from the exons ATGGAGGTTCAAACTCAGAGCTTCTCCACCGCCTTTGACTGTGTCCCAACCACCACCGCTCCTCCATTTTCCTACTCCTTAAACCGCATGGGCCTCCCATTTTCCTCATCCCGGACGGAAATGCCCCATTCCCCGACCCCCGCCGGTTCCATCTCCGGCAATGattccacctcccttcgaatTGCATTTCCCTCCACATCAAACGCCGATGACTCCTTTCCTCCCTTCGCCGTACTGACGGAGCCGACGGCTGCCTTGAAACTGCAGAAGGTTTACAGGAGCTATCGTACTCGCCGGAGATTGGCTGATTCCGCCGTTGTGGCAGAAGAACTCTG GTGGAGAGCCTTAGACTATGCGAGACTGAATCACAGtacaatttctttcttcaatttctctaAACCTGAAACTGCAGCTTCCCGATGGACGCGAATCATGTTAAATGCTTCCAAG gtGGGTAAGGGATTGTCCAAAGATGGAAAAGCACAAAAGTTAGCCTTTCAGCATTGGATCGAAGCCGTAATTTACATCTCCATTATTCAATTcccttcttttcctctcccttTTGCTAAACAATTTTGGGCTTTGCAGATTGATCCACGCCATCGCTATGGCCATAACTTGCATCTCTACTACGAACAATGGTGTCAAGGCGATGCTGGTCAGCCCTTTTTCTATTG GCTAGATGTAGGAGATGGAAAGGACTTAGAACTAAACGAGTGCCCGAGATCCAAACTCAGGCAGCAATGTATTGTGTATCTTGGACCG CAAGAGAGGGAAGATTATGAATACATAATACTGCAAGGCAAGATTATCCACAAACAATCTGGGAAACTCTTGGACACAAGCAAAGAATCATCACCTGGAGCGAAGTGGATATTTGTCATGTGCACTGCCAAGAAACTTTATGCTGGTGAA AAGAAAAAGGGAATGTTCCATCACTCTAGCTTCTTGGCTGGGGGTGCAACATTAGCTGCTGGAAGGCTGGAAACTGAGGACGGAGTTCTTAAG ACTATATCAGCTTACAGCGGACATTATCGGCCAACTGAGGCTAGTCTTGTCAGCTTTTTATCCTTTCTTCATGAGAATGGAGTAAATCTCGAAGAAGTTAAG GTCTACAAGGCCAGCGATGATTCTGAAAGCTATGGCCATGAAGGTGGAAGCGATGAGAGTTTCATATCATCAAGCCGATTAGCTGAAGTTTCCAAAGCTGAAACCAAAACAGAATACCGAAGGACGTTATCCGGGGGTCTGCCGAGCCCGAGGGCCGAGCTCCCGAGGAGTGCCATATTGGAGAGGATAAACTCCAAGAAAACAGCAAAATCATATCAATTGGGGCATCAGCTGTCACTGAAGTGGACAACGGGAGCTGGTCCGAGAATCGGCTGTGTAGCTGACTATCCTGTGGAACTTAGAGTACAAGCCTTGGAGTTTGTTAATCTATCTCCAACTGTTGGCTCTGCACAAGGTCCAAACTTTGAATCACCTGCTGTAAATTTCTGTTCTGAACTCTGCAATGGATGTCAGGATAATTCCTCTGGAAACTAA
- the LOC111804234 gene encoding GDSL esterase/lipase At5g03610-like: MESTKLFLPFFTLSLLSGLGLARHHHHQHRHLQTSKLFVFGDSYVDTGNTSPSDPNYPKTPYGVTFPGHPDGRFSNGRVLTDYVARIIGLKSPIPYRVVEKEGVEGAKDGVNFAYGGTGVFKTGYDLPTMTTQIDFLQYLIANSTFTPQDINSSFALVSVSGNDYSYYLSTNGSIKGFVPLIVRVVKQIGVNLKRIHSLGVKKISITALGPLQCVPEITSSSDFKHCNSSLALLVDFHNLLLRQAVDKLNKETNDSPFFILDLHAAFLSIIQNKGDPQGSIKFETPLKPCCYGASPGYYCGSVDEDGQKKYVLCEDPNSAFFWDEVHPTQQGWIAALTFLISTMKQHV; encoded by the exons ATGGAGTCAACAAAGCTCTTCCTTCCATTCttcactctctctcttctctcag gGCTAGGGTTAGCTCGTCATCACCATCATCAGCATCGCCATCTTCAAACGAGCAAGCTCTTCGTGTTCGGGGATTCATACGTCGACACGGGCAACACTAGTCCGTCTGATCCAAATTATCCAAAGACTCCATATGGGGTTACTTTTCCTGGGCATCCCGATGGACGTTTCTCGAATGGTCGTGTTCTGACCGATTACGTAG CAAGAATTATAGGCCTCAAATCTCCAATCCCATATAGAGTTGTGGAAAAGGAGGGAGTGGAAGGGGCAAAAGATGGCGTCAACTTTGCTTATGGTGGCACCGGTGTGTTCAAAACGGGGTATGATTTGCCAACAATGACCACACAAATTGACTTCCTACAATACCTTATTGCAAACTCTACGTTCACGCCTCAAGACATTAACTCCTCCTTTGCCCTTGTCTCGGTTTCGGGCAACGACTATTCTTATTACCTCTCCACAAATGGCTCGATTAAG GGCTTTGTACCGCTCATCGTACGAGTCGTAAAGCAAATCGGAGTGAACTTGAAACGCATCCATAGCTTGGGAgtgaagaaaataagtataACAGCATTAGGGCCGCTGCAATGTGTGCCTGAAATCACATCAAGTTCTGATTTCAAGCACTGCAATTCAAGTCTAGCACTGTTGGTTGATTTCCACAACCTTTTGTTACGACAAGCTGTGGACAAACTGAACAAGGAAACAAATGATTCtcctttcttcattcttgATCTCCATGCTGCATTTTTATCTATAATCCAAAACAAAGGAGACCCTCAAG GAAGCATAAAATTTGAAACCCCATTGAAGCCATGTTGCTATGGAGCAAGCCCTGGGTATTATTGTGGGAGTGTGGATGAAGATGGGCAGAAGAAGTATGTATTATGCGAAGATCCTAACTCAGCCTTCTTTTGGGACGAGGTGCACCCAACTCAACAGGGATGGATTGCGGCGCTTACCTTCTTGATCTCCACTATGAAACAACATGTGTAG
- the LOC111804317 gene encoding GDSL esterase/lipase At5g03610-like, producing the protein MDFVLRLLFSLLLLISLFSGRGSAGGVYNHHHHRRRHLRHRFRPTKLFVFGDSYADTGNILFPISPALQFPYGITFPGKPIGRFSDGRVLTDFAARHVGLKSPIPFSVRNRVGLRRLKETGVNFAFGGTGVFDTEYPFPNMTTQIDFFQQLRHGDSIFTNKDAQSSVALVSASGNDYSFYFAMNSTRQGLKPFIMSVVNQIIVNLKRIGGLGVKKIAVTGLGPLGCLPVFTAPSSYKQCNETVNSLVQFHNLLLKEGVKKLNQETKHSSKVFIVDVYGAFMSIIEGRKRYNNGEFKTPLKPCCHGVGSGFSCGSVDGEGKKMYVLCEDHKAAFFWDSVHPTQQGWAAAFSAFKSFRNHF; encoded by the exons ATGGATTTTGTTCTCCgccttctcttctctctcctccttctcatctctctcttctcAG GACGAGGATCGGCTGGTGGCGTTTAcaatcaccaccaccaccgccgccgccatcTCCGCCACCGTTTCCGGCCAACAAAGCTGTTTGTTTTTGGGGATTCCTATGCTGATACCGGCAACATTCTTTTTCCCATTTCCCCCGCTCTGCAATTTCCTTATGGAATTACTTTTCCAGGAAAACCCATTGGCCGTTTCTCCGATGGTCGTGTTCTCACTGATTTTGCAG CGAGACATGTCGGGTTGAAATCTCCGATTCCATTCAGTGTCCGAAACAGAGTCGGGTTGAGAAGATTGAAAGAAACAGGAGTAAACTTTGCATTTGGGGGAACCGGCGTCTTCGACACAGAGTATCCTTTTCCAAACATGACAACCCAGATCGACTTCTTTCAACAGCTCCGACATGGCGATTCCATATTCACCAATAAAGACGCCCAATCCTCTGTCGCACTCGTCTCTGCTTCCGGCAACGACTATTCCTTTTACTTCGCCATGAACAGCACTAGACAG GGATTGAAACCGTTCATAATGTCGGTAGTGAATCAGATCATCGTGAATTTGAAACGCATTGGGGGGTTGGGAGTGAAGAAGATAGCGGTGACAGGGCTAGGCCCATTGGGATGTCTTCCGGTATTTACAGCGCCCTCATCATACAAGCAATGCAATGAAACAGTAAACTCGTTGGTGCAGTTTCACAACTTGTTGTTGAAGGAAGGTGTGAAGAAGCTGAACCaagaaacgaagcattcttcgAAGGTGTTTATTGTTGATGTGTATGGGGCGTTCATGTCCATAATTGAAGGGCGGAAGAGATACAACAATGGAGAGTTCAAGACGCCATTGAAGCCGTGTTGTCATGGAGTGGGGAGTGGATTTAGTTGCGGGAGTGTGGACGGAGAAGGGAAGAAGATGTATGTGTTATGTGAGGATCACAAAGCAGCTTTCTTTTGGGATTCGGTGCATCCTACGCAACAAGGATGGGCCGCTGCTTTCTCTGCTTTTAAAAGCTTTCGCAACCATTTTTAA
- the LOC111804239 gene encoding transcription initiation factor TFIID subunit 12, with amino-acid sequence MDSSTQSPSEPPAASSPHPPPATTVSSATTSVAAPPQSSPNANPNINPSSFQNQNPNSKASTPLPNQPSQQQQSLPTSQQVTRPSTALSGTWQPPSHFSHFSSPSPSASSGVPSPRPVAASSPAQRGGIAIGVPAHQPTPSPQPASFSASYGQHFGGLGRGGVSMSEPASNATPSQVRPPMQGMQGLGMLGSSGSSSHMPQRPVQSSLRMPSTPNSTAQNFQGHGLLRVPSASSPSSSLPNTSQGMQPSNQPWLPSTSQGKPPLPTPSYRPQANSPALQQRSHIPQQQNHPLIPASQQQQISSTPQQQPAQSHQQQEHFAQQFQPSRSSQGLPHQQQAARAQGPANPKASPLAPSQTSNTQTMSQSRAVSAETEEPCSRILSKRSIGELVNQIDPSERLDPEVEDLLVDLAEEFVESITTFGCSLAKHRKSTTLEAKDILLHLEKNWNITLPGFCSDEIKIFRKPLTNDTHRERLAAVKKSIVASEMASTRSSAGQAAGNTKSSLAKTPAV; translated from the exons ATGGATTCTTCGACACAGTCACCGTCCGAACCTCCGGCAGCCTCTTCTCCTCATCCACCTCCAGCTACAACAGTCTCCTCCGCCACAACTTCCGTTGCAGCTCCACCGCAATCATCCCCAAATGCAAACCCTAATATCAATCCGAGTTCATTCCAAAATCAGAACCCCAATTCCAAGGCCTCAACTCCTCTGCCCAACCAGCCGTCACAACAGCAACAGTCTCTCCCCACTTCACAGCAAGTAACTAGGCCTTCCACCGCATTGTCTGGAACTTGGCAACCGCCCTCGcatttctctcatttttcttctccttcgcCTTCTGCTTCGTCTGGAGTTCCTTCACCTCGCCCTGTTGCTGCTTCTTCTCCAGCCCAAAGGGGCGGCATCGCCATTGGGGTTCCAGCTCACCAGCCAACTCCTTCTCCTCAGCCTGCTTCATTTTCTGCATCTTATGGCCAGCACTTTGGTGGGTTGGGCCGAGGTGGCGTCAGCATGTCGGAACCGGCCTCCAATGCAACTCCTTCCCAG GTGAGACCTCCTATGCAAGGAATGCAGGGTTTGGGAATGTTGGGATCAAGTGGTTCTAGTTCTCATATGCCGCAGAGACCAGTGCAATCCTCTCTCAGGATGCCATCTACCCCAAACTCAACTGCCCAA AACTTCCAAGGCCATGGACTCTTGAGAGTTCCATCAGCAAGTTCTCCAAGTTCTTCATTGCCAAACACATCACAAGGTATGCAACCCTCCAATCAGCCATGGTTGCCATCTACCTCACAAGGAAAACCACCACTTCCAACACCTTCATATAGACCACAGGCAAACTCACCTGCTTTGCAACAAAGATCACATATCCCTCAACAACAGAACCATCCCTTAATTCCAGCTTCTCAGCAACAGCAAATTTCATCAACCCCTCAGCAACAACCTGCACAATCACATCAGCAGCAAGAGCATTTTGCACAACAGTTTCAACCATCAAGGAGTTCACAAGGCTTACCACATCAACAACAGGCTGCAAGAGCTCAGGGGCCAGCAAACCCGAAGGCTTCTCCTCTTGCACCTTCACAAACTAGTAATACACAGACAATGTCCCAGAGCAGAGCTGTAAGCGCAGAAACTGAAGAACCCTGTAGTAGAATTCTCAGCAAAAGAAGTATTGGCGaattggttaaccag ATTGATCCATCTGAAAGATTGGATCCTGAAGTGGAAGATTTACTTGTTGATCTAGCAGAAGAGTTTGTTGAATCA ATTACGACATTTGGTTGCTCATTAGCAAAGCATCGCAAATCAACCACATTGGAAGCAAAAGACATCCTTCTACATCTTG AAAAAAACTGGAATATAACACTTCCTGGGTTTTGCAGTGACGAGATTAAGATATTCAGAAAACCG CTTACAAATGATACTCATAGAGAGCGTCTTGCAGCA GTCAAAAAGTCTATTGTGGCAAGTGAGATGGCAAGTACCAGGAGTTCTGCCGGACAGGCCGCTGGAAATACCAAAAGCAGTCTGGCAAAAACACCTGCAGTTTAG
- the LOC111804410 gene encoding zinc finger A20 and AN1 domain-containing stress-associated protein 6-like: MAEEHRCQAPEGHRLCANNCGFFGSPATMDLCSKCYRDIRLKEQEQASTKSTIEAALSASSSPSPSSSSIDPPPVPPVVAESSPDATTELTIPALAAVGSEATNQPNPNPNRCSSCRKKVGLTGFRCRCGTTFCGAHRYPEKHGCTFDFKSIGREEIARANPIVKADKLERI, encoded by the coding sequence atGGCGGAAGAGCACCGATGCCAAGCACCTGAAGGCCACCGTCTCTGCGCCAATAATTGCGGCTTCTTCGGTAGCCCAGCTACCATGGATCTCTGCTCCAAATGTTACAGAGACATCCGCcttaaagaacaagaacaagcctccaccaaatccaccatCGAAGCCGCTCTCTCGGCCTCATCATCTCCTTCACCCTCCTCTTCCTCAATCGATCCTCCTCCCGTTCCTCCTGTTGTCGCCGAGTCCTCGCCGGACGCCACCACAGAACTGACCATCCCCGCCCTTGCGGCGGTCGGATCTGAGGCTACGAACCAACCGAACCCGAACCCGAACCGTTGTTCATCGTGCCGTAAGAAGGTGGGTTTGACCGGGTTCAGATGCAGATGCGGAACTACCTTCTGTGGGGCTCATAGGTACCCGGAGAAACACGGGTGCACCTTCGATTTCAAGTCAATCGGAAGGGAGGAGATCGCTAGAGCGAACCCCATCGTCAAAGCCGATAAACTGGAGAGGATTTGA
- the LOC111804134 gene encoding probable purple acid phosphatase 20, protein MTDSQRKTPSYTAALTIAAIAFASLFCSVLSYQRPPPRPNVIVPRRLDLESDAPEQVHISLVGADKMRITWITEDSAPALVEYGTSPGVYANAVNGTTSSYKYTLYRSGDIHEVTIGPLNPDTTYYYRCSSNSAKTFSFKTPPAKLPIKFAVVGDLGQTEWTKTTLEHVAKSAYDVLILPGDLAYADFVQPLWDSFGRLVEPLASQRPWMVTQGNHEVEHIPVVHPEPFTAYNARWHMPFEQSSSTSNLYYSFDTAGVHVIMLGSYTDFDTDSAQYKWLEADLKKIDRSKTPWIVVLIHAPWYNSNTAHQGEKQSDGMKASMEALLYQARVDVVFAGHVHAYERFTRVYDGKANNCAPVYINIGDGGNREGLAKKYIDPKPTISIFREASFGHGQFEVSDATHAQWTWHRNDDDVAVVGDSFSFTSLSSDPACRI, encoded by the exons ATGACGGATTCGCAGAGGAAAACGCCGTCGTATACGGCGGCGTTAACTATCGCCGCCATCGCCTTCGCTTCTctgttttgttctgttttgtcTTATCAGCGGCCGCCACCTCGCCCGAATGTAATCGTTCCTCGCCGTCTAGATCTCGAATCCGACGCTCCAGAAcag GTACATATATCGCTTGTGGGGGCTGATAAAATGAGGATAACATGGATTACTGAGGACTCTGCACCAGCTTTGGTGGAATATGGCACATCCCCTGGAGTTTACGCCAACGCTGTAAATGGAACTACTTCTTCATACAAATATACACTATATAGATCTGGTGACATTCATGAAGTAACCATCGGTCCTCTCAACCCCGACACGACTTATTACTATCGATGCAGCTCGAACTCGGCCAAGACGTTCAGTTTCAAAACCCCTCCGGCTAAGCTCCCCATTAAATTTGCTGTCGTTG GTGATCTTGGTCAGACGGAATGGACCAAGACAACTCTTGAACATGTAGCCAAATCAGCCTATGATGTGCTGATACTACCCGGTGACTTGGCGTATGCCGATTTCGTGCAGCCTCTATGGGACTCGTTCGGCAGGCTTGTCGAGCCATTGGCTAGCCAAAGGCCATGGATGGTGACTCAAGGAAACCATGAAGTAGAGCACATACCAGTGGTTCATCCTGAGCCTTTCACAGCATACAATGCAAGATGGCACATGCCTTTCGAGCAAAGCTCGTCGACGTCCAATCTTTACTATTCATTCGACACGGCGGGCGTGCACGTTATCATGTTGGGATCTTATACCGATTTCGACACGGATTCAGCTCAGTACAAATGGCTTGAAGCGGATTTGAAAAAGATTGATCGCTCAAAAACACCATGGATTGTGGTGCTTATTCATGCTCCATGGTATAACTCCAACACTGCTCACCAGGGAGAGAAACAGTCTGATGGCATGAAGGCTTCCATGGAAGCTTTGCTCTATCAAGCTCGTGTCGATGTTGTGTTTGCTGGACATGTCCATGCGTACGAGCGCTTC ACTCGTGTTTATGATGGGAAAGCTAACAATTGCGCTCCGGTATATATCAATATCGGGGACGGTGGCAACCGTGAAGGCCTTGCGAAAAA GTACATCGATCCAAAGCCAACGATTTCAATATTCAGGGAAGCGAGCTTCGGACATGGCCAGTTTGAGGTGTCGGACGCGACACATGCACAGTGGACATGGCACAGGAACGACGACGATGTAGCTGTCGTTGGCGATTCGTTCTCGTTTACAAGCCTCTCTTCTGACCCTGCTTGTAGAATATGA
- the LOC111804434 gene encoding protein TERMINAL FLOWER 1-like, translating to MPRSQMATKMAEQPLVLGRVIGDVVDPFIPTIKMCATFSNKQVLNGHEFFPSSLSFKPRVVIQGEDMRSFFTLIMVDPDVPGPSDPYMREHLHWLVTDIPGTTDATFGKELMSYEIPKPTIGIHRFVFVLFKQKRRRSLNPPSSRDRFNTRRFSAENDLGLPVAVVYFNAQRETAARRR from the exons ATGCCTCGCTCTCAAATGGCAACAAAAATGGCCGAGCAGCCTCTGGTTCTGGGAAGAGTGATCGGAGATGTGGTGGATCCCTTCATCCCAACCATTAAAATGTGTGCCACTTTCAGCAACAAGCAAGTCCTCAACGGCCATGAATTCTTCCCTTCTTCCCTCTCCTTCAAGCCCAGGGTTGTCATTCAAGGAGAAGACATGAGATCCTTCTTCACTCTG ATCATGGTTGACCCGGATGTCCCTGGCCCTAGTGATCCATACATGAGGGAACACCTTCACTG gttgGTGACTGACATTCCAGGAACTACGGATGCTACTTTTG GAAAGGAATTAATGAGCTATGAAATTCCAAAGCCGACAATAGGAATTCACAGGTTTGTGTTTGTTCTGTTCAAACAAAAACGGCGTCGTTCACTCAACCCTCCATCTTCAAGGGATCGTTTCAACACTCGAAGATTTTCAGCTGAGAATGATTTGGGTCTTCCTGTGGCTGTTGTTTATTTCAATGCACAGAGAGAAACTGCTGCAAGAAGGCGATAG
- the LOC111804451 gene encoding germin-like protein subfamily 3 member 2: MKMCLKILIPIFAFHLILTTVVASDPDPLQDFCIPNPKSTKKDDLPCKNSTAVTADDFVFSGGKSAGPFSESGFASVAANPSLFPGLNTLGMSFVHADFKEGAINPPHVHPRAAEMVYVVQGRVYAGFVDSANRVYAKVIGEGEVMVIPKGLVHFQMNVGKGMARVFGCFNSQNPGTQRMASAIFGSGIKEELLEKAFGLSSNELRRMRRRFES; the protein is encoded by the coding sequence atgaaaatgtgTCTCAAAATCCTCATACCCATCTTCGCATTTCACCTAATTCTCACAACCGTCGTGGCCTCAGATCCCGACCCACTCCAAGATTTCTGCATCCCAAATCCCAAATCCACAAAAAAAGACGACCTTCCATGTAAGAATTCAACCGCCGTCACCGCCGACGACTTCGTCTTCTCCGGCGGAAAATCCGCCGGACCCTTCTCGGAAAGTGGGTTCGCATCGGTAGCGGCAAACCCATCTCTTTTCCCGGGATTGAACACGCTGGGAATGTCGTTCGTACACGCGGATTTCAAGGAGGGGGCCATAAATCCGCCGCACGTGCACCCACGAGCAGCGGAGATGGTGTACGTGGTTCAGGGGAGGGTGTACGCCGGATTTGTTGACTCGGCGAACCGGGTGTACGCGAAGGTGATCGGAGAAGGGGAAGTGATGGTGATTCCGAAGGGGCTGGTGCACTTTCAGATGAACGTGGGGAAGGGAATGGCGAGGGTTTTTGGGTGTTTTAATAGTCAAAATCCGGGGACTCAGAGAATGGCGTCGGCCATATTTGGGTCTGGGATTAAAGAGGAGCTTTTGGAGAAGGCTTTTGGTTTGAGTTCTAATGAGCTTAGGAGGATGAGGAGACGGTTCGAATCTTGA